Genomic DNA from Alphaproteobacteria bacterium PA2:
GCAGAACGATCCCTCCGAGGTCTAGGCCGGATTGTCCCCGGTAGTTGTCCCAAAGGTCGGTGAGGTGGCTGGTGTGGGTGTGATATTCGCGGGCACCGCGCATGCACACAAACGGGCGGCCGGTATTGTCGTGCGGCCCTGGATGGAAGACGCTGCCGACGTGCGGCGGCGGCGCCGTAAGATGCTTCCCGCTGGCGTCCATGATCTCGATCGCCGGCGGGAGTTCGTCCCAATCCTTGCAGGTCAGACGCAACCTAAGCGCCGCAGCGCTCTTGTGCCGAAAAATGACATCGAAGATCGGGAAGCGCGCCTCGACAATCTCCCAATCATAGAGCTTGACGGCGCGTGGGTCGATCTGGCCCACATCGCGGTCAAAGGCGGCGCGGGAGAGGGCTTCAAGCACCGCCGCCCCCTTCACGCGCACCCCATTCGAGCACCACCTCGCCGGCGAGGCAAGCCTGGGCCAAGGTGAGGTTAACGTCCACGTCCGTGCCGCCGACCGTGACGATCCAGGTGTCCGTATCGGTGATCTTCAGCTTGCGCTTGGCGTCGGCCAGGATCTCGCTGATCAACGCGGACGCAGGATAACGCTTGAAACCTTCCGCAGGGAATGTGCCAGCTGTGGTCACGACTGTGACCAGCACCTTTTGCGCGTGGTCCGCCCTACGTGACACCACGTGTTCGACGCCTCCCGGGCCGAAGGACAGAAGGCCGCCGGGCGAAAGTACAACGTCCGGTTCATCCTCCCGCTCTAGCACCCAGTCATGGTTATTCGAGGCTGGCCAAATGGTGAGGAACTCGTCCACCTCCATGTCCTGCTCCCCCCAGACCTGCCCCACCTCGTCAATGGTGAAGCTAAAGCTACGATCCGAGGGGAAGGCGCGGAGGAAGCCTCCGGCCTGCGCCTTGAGATCGATATCGTCGTCTGTGCCGATTAGGTGGGTGCGGCCTTCGTGCGCCAGTATCAGCTGGAACTCACTGGCTGGAACGTTGCCGGATTTGGTCAGGACCTCGCGGCCCGTGACCACACGGTCGGGAAATTCTACGTCCCGGCCGTTGACCGGGAAGGTCTGGCCGCGATGGGCGAGGTCATCCATTTTCTAGGTCTCCTATGAGCCGACCATCGGCCGGACTCTTGACGGGTGAATCAGTTGGACTACCTTGCAATAGAAGTCCCGATGTGGACTGTCTATATCGGGACTAAATGTTCCGTCAAGTCCACATGTGGATGGGAGGTGCTATATGCAGCTAGACACAACCGACGCCCATCAGGGTGCCGGGCAATCGAGGATTCCGGCAGAGCTTGAAGCCTTTTTCGCGATGGCTGATCGGTGGAAGTTATCGACGGACGAACAGATCATACTGCTAGGCTCTCCGGGGCGGTCGACCTTCTTTAAATGGAAGAAAGATGGCGGCGCTCTGCCCGCGGATACTCACGAACGCCTGTCACACATCTTGGGGATATGGAAATCGCTGCGCATCCTCTTCACCCAGGACGATCGCAGCGAGGCCTGGGTGCGGGCGAAGAATCGTTACTTCGACGGAGCCAGCGCGTTGGACATTATGCTGGAGAGCATGTCCGGGGTGATTCGGGTGAGGAGATATCTTGATGCCCACCGTGGGGCTTGAGGGCTCACATTTGACGGACTGGTCTGGGGAAGCGTTTCGGCTGATCCCGTCGAGGTTTCCGCCCGTCAATGTCTATGAAGGCCTGATCGCGAACGACCGCCAGGAAGATCTTGTAGCAGCAGAGAACCTGACCAACCCCCGGCTTAAGTCGCTGGAGCGGCTCTCATCGGCCGCGACGGGCGACGCAGGCGCCGACCCGCGCCTACAAAACTGGAACCTCGCGCCCTTCGCCTACGGAAATCCCGACGGCAGTCTGTTTTTCGGCGAAGACCGCGCCTGCCTCGAAGTTGCTACCGAACGACAAACCGCCCTTGCGGTGTCAGTCGCGCGGAGACAAGCGTTCATGGAAGCGACGTCGGAGGCGCCAATTGGCCTCGACATGCGAATGTTGTGCACACCCGTCAGCGGCGTGTTTTGGGACCTGCGTGGTGTGTCAAACTTCCCGGCGCGTCTTCCGATGAAGGACCGGCGAGAGCTTGGAGCCCTGATGCCGAGCGAGGCTCAAGGAATTCTCTATCGGCCCAGGGAGCGCCCCACGGGGACCTGCATAGCCATCGTGACCGGAGACGTCTTGCAACGATCTCAGCAAGCCGTGCACTTTCGATACGTATGGGATGGTCGATCCATTGCCTTGCTATACGCCTTTGACCAGAGGGGCACGCCTATCAATGCCGAGGCTCTTGCCAGCGAGGAAGACATCTTGGCCGCGGCCTGACCACCTAAAGCGCACCGGCCGACCACCCTTCCAGCCGGACAAAATCGTGGAAGCCGCAACCGGGCGCCATACACACCACGCTCGGATGAACGTAGCCATCCGAAGCAATCGAATGGGTCCTGAGCGAGACCCCGTGTCCACCGGAACATGTCAGCTCTGCCTTGAAGACCGCCCGGGTTCGTGGATTGCAGTCCTTCCACATCATCGGCGGCGGACGCCCGGGACCTGACCAGAGATTTATTGCAACAACAGAACGCGACCAGCCAGTCGGCGGCATTGAATTGATGGGGAATCGTTCCGGGTCTAGCTTCCCTCCCCCAAGGAAGCGGCGCAGCGCACCAAATATCCATCGTAGAATTTTCACCCGGTTCCCCCTCGCATCAACTCGACAGACTACCGAAGGTTAAGCTCGTGGAGGCTGAATTTTGCAAGTGACTGACCATCATGCGGAACAGGCCTCACGCCCCTCATGGAGAGAGAATAGTGGGTGCATTGATAAGGGACACTGACCTGCGGCTGAACCCGCTACGGAGATTGGAAAGGAAAATTCAGAAGTTCGATATCGCGACCGCCGAGCAATCGGCTGCCGTCATTAACCAGAGCTGGTGTGTAGCTAATTCCTGAAATCTTTAGAAAATCGGAAAATTGCAGCGATCCCGAAGCAAAGCGCCCCAGACAGCAATAAGAAGCCGGAGCTCCACGTCATTTCGTGGCCCTTTGAAGGCTCAAGGGCGGATAGGAGCAGAGCGACCACGCCCAAAATACAAAAAACTGTCACTGCGGCTCGATTGAATCCCCGCGCCGGTGAAAGGTTGGAATTCGAATTCAATCTTGCTTCCGTGCGCTGTTCTATACGTATTTCGCTCTGGAACTGCTTTGGATGTACAATATTTGAAGACTCGCAATCTTCATCAGTATTCATGTTTTTGCTCTAGAAACAATCCACTTAACGACAGATCTTTTTACGATTTCTTCAGCGTTTGGATTTTCTGCAAATATAATCTCAAGATATTCGAAAAATTGCTCTGGATCTAAATATAGGCCAACCGAGTCTAATTCATTCTTCAATTCTTTATATAATCTTTTTGCTCGTTGCCAATCCATCGAAGCACCCTTCGATATTGGGACAGATCCTGGACCTTCTAACAACCAATTGGCATCGATACCGAATTCTCGGACGAGCGCAACGAGAAGACGTAATGGCGGTTCGCTCTCGCCGCGCTCCCAAGTCAGATACGTTCTTTTCAGAAACCCTAATCGATCTGCAAACTCTTGCTGAGTCATGTTTTGCGACTGGCGGATCGCTAAAAGGCGCGCCATTATGTCATCGAATGAAAAATCTTTTTGACTAATGCCATATTTTGACAAACTATCACTCGCGCTTTGAGGGTTAGAGCTAAACCCGGGGCATTCGGATGATCTTCCCACGTAGCAGGTGGAAAATGCAACAAGGGTACAATTCTGGAACCGCGATTCTGTCGCTTGCATGTGTTGCAAGATTGCAGATTGGCCGTGTGTTTTGACAATGAGCGAGCAATTTTCTTCAATTGAGGGGAGGTCGCCCTCGGCGCCTGGGCCCCGCGGATTGACCATCGAACAGGCAGCAAAGTTTGCAGGCCTCAGCAGGCCGCGCTTTAAGAAAGCTTGTGAGGCTGGCGACTACCCTCGAGCGACATTGCCTGGCGGCCGCATCGATATGAAGAAACTCGAGCAGGCTATGGACCGGCTTAGCGGTATCTCATCTAGTAGTGAAGATGACGCGCTAACTCAGTGGGAGCTTCGCAGGCGTGAAAGCTAAGCTGCCCGGCGTCAACACTGTTAGGAAGCGTCTGAGCTCCGGCGGCGTAGGCATCTACTATTACTATCGTCCAACAGGAGCGCGGCTAACTGGGAAGCCAGGGTCGGCCGAGTTTGCACTCTCATATGCCCAGGCAGCTGCAGCACCGAAAGCCAACCATGTTTCCCGCACGCTCGCGGGACTGATGAACCAGTACTCACATTCCCAACATTTCAAGAAGCAATTGGCCAAGAGGACGCAGAAAGAGTATGTCCGGAAAATTCGATCTCTCGAGAACGAATTTGGCGATCTTCCAGTAAAAGCTTTGGATAATCGGCGAGTGCGTAGGCATTTTATTGAATATGGCGAACGCGTTGCTGAAATATCCGGACCGCGCGAGGCAGACTATAGGCTATCAGTATTGTCTTCCTGTCTATCTTGGGCTGCCGATGCAGCGATAATTGAGACCAACCACCTGCTGGGATTTAAAAGATACTACCACGGGGATCGGTCATCCATCATATGGGAGCCAACCCATATCGACGCCTTCATGCGACTTGCTCCATTTGAAATGCAAAGGGCCCTGGTCCTTGCACTCCATACAGGCCTCCGCCAAGGCGACCTATTGGGGCTTCAATGGTCAAATTATGATGGCCATACCCTCCGGTTGCGGATCGGAAAGAATGGAAAGAATGGGCAACTGGCGCCGGTTGTGGTCATCCCTTGCACAAAGGCGCTCCGCGGAATGCTCGACGATAGCGAGCGCAGAGGCTCCTACGTCCTATCCATAAGATCTGGAGAAAAATACTCGGCACGGCATTTCGGGAAGCAGTGGAAGGCGGCATTCAATCTCGCAGGATTGGAAGGATCCGATCTGCATTTTAATGACCTCCGCGGCACCGCCGTTACACTGCTTTCTGCAGCCGGATGTACGATTCCGCAGATCTGCGGGATTACGAAGCACAAGCTAGAGACAGCGACGAAGATTCTCGAAAAGTACCTCGATACGACACGCTACCTTGCAGAACAGGCAATCGAACTATTCGAGAACGCATCAGCAACTGAGTTTGCAAACCAACTGCAAACTGTGAGCCGCAAGGCACAAACCAAGGGGAGTTTCTAAAATTATGCCTCTGAAAATACAGAGAAAAAATGGCGCGCCCGGAACGATTCGAACGTCCGACCCTCAGATTCGTAGTCTGATGCTCTATCCAGCTGAGCTACGGGCGCGCATGGCCTTACGGCAAGGGCGCGGAACCTAATCGGGCCGGCGGCAAAGTGCAAGCCCCCGCGAAAGCGATCTATAGATCCCTCCAACAACGGACTTGGGCGCCGGGCCAGGGGGTCGCTTCATAGACCCCGCGGGCCACAGCCCGGGCCAGGACATCGGCGGCCAGGGCGCCCAGGCGGGCAATGGTGAAGTCGCCTCCCTGCAGGGGCTGGCGGCCGGTGGACAGGGCGAAGACCACGTCTCCGTCGAAGGGGGCATGGATGGGCCGTATGGCGCGGGCCAGGCCGTCCTGGGCCATGATGGCCAGCCGTTTGGCCTGGGCCGGCGTGAGGGCCACATCAGTGGCGACGCAGGCGATGGTGGTGTTCATCCTCTGGCCGGGATCGGCCTTGGCCTGACCCCACTCATCCGGGGCGGCCCTGAGGTCTGAAGATCCAAGCCCCCCGAACTCATCGTCAATTTCATAGGGCGCCGCCCAGAAGCTGCGTCCGCCCGGGGCGACCACGGCGCCATAGCTGTTGACGCAGGCCAGGGCGCCGACGGTCATGCCGTCCACCGTGACCACCGAGGCGGTTCCGGTTCCGCCCTTCAGGCTGCCGGCCATGGCGCCATAGCCGGCGCCCACCGTGCCCTGGACGACATCAAGGCCCGCATTGATCACCGCCTCGCGGCCCAGCCGGCGATAGGGGGGCTCTTCAGCCCAGGCCTTTTCGCCGCCATTAGCCAGGTCATAGAGGATGGCGCCGGGAACCACCGGAGAGAGGGGCACGCCCGCACGCCCCAGCAGTCCATAGCCGCGCCCCTGCGCGCCCAGCCAGCCGACCACCCCGTCACCCGCCGCCAGGCCATAGACCGAGCCTCCGGACAGGACGATGGCGTCAATGGCTTCTACCAGGTTCTCCGGCGAAAGCGCGTCAGTCTCCCGGGTGCCAGGCCCGCCGCCGCGCACATCCACAGACGCTACGGCGCGGTCGTCTGGCAGGATCACCGTGACGCCCGTGCGGGCCGCCTCGTCCTGGGCCTGGCCCACCTTGAGGCCCGGCACGTCGGTGATGCTGTTGCGCGGGCCGGGCGCAGGCGCCGGAGGTCGGGTTTTGGGCGTTTGGCTCATAGGGGACCAAGAACATGCTGAGAGGATTGTTGTCCACGCGCAGTGACCATTTTCAGCCGAAGTGGCCACCGGTTCGGCGCGGAAAATGGTCACACCTCAAAAAGGAGAGATGAGGTTTTGATTACTGAAGATCAAAACCTCCTCGGGGACTATGGTGCGTTCAAATCTCAAACTGAAGCGTGGTTTTCCGTGTCGACATCCCGTTCCCTGAAGCTGGCCCTGTTTGCGGCCCTCACCCTTGGCGCCCTCCACAGCCCGGCGGAAGCCAGGACCAAGCCGCATCATGCTGCGGCAACTGCACCTGCAGCATCGAAGGGGATGGTGGCGGCGGCCAATCCGCTGGCGGTGGAAGCCGGGCTCAATGTCCTGCGCCGGGGCGGGTCAGCCGTCGACGCCGCGGTCGCCGTGCAGGCGGCCCTGGGCCTTGTGGAGCCGCAGAGCTCGGGCCTCGGCGGCGGGTCTTTCATGACCTATTACGACGCAAAGACCCGCAAGGTGGTGGCCTTCAACGGCCGTGAAAAGGCGCCCATGGGCGCCAGTTCCGACATGTTCATGGGGCCCGATGGCAAGCCCCTGCCCTTTGTCACCGCCGTGGTCAGCGGCCGGGCCACCGGCGTGCCCGGCGCCGTGGCCATGCTGCACATGGCCCAGAGCAGGTATGGCAAGTTGCCATGGTCCACCCTGTTCGTGGACTCCGAGCGCATGGCCGACCAGGGCTTCATTGTCAGCCCCCGCCTGGCCATGATGGCCAGCAGCCCCTTCCCCCAGGCCAACCAGCCCGACGCCGTAGCCTATTTCACCAAGCCTGATGGCAAGAAGATCCAGGCCGGCGACCTTCTGCGCAATCCGGCCTATGCCGCCACCGTCCGCAAGATCGCCGCCGAAGGCCCCAGGGCCCTGCTGGAAGGCTCCATCGCCGAGGCCATCGTCAAGCGCACCTCGGAGGGGACCCTGCCGGGAACCATGACCCTGGCGGACCTCAAGGCCTACAAGCCCATGATGACCGAGGCCCTCTGCCGGCCCTACCGGATCTATGTGGTCTGCACCCCGCCCGCCCCCTCCGGCGGCCCGGCTGTGCTCGAAGGCCTCGGCCTGCTGGAAAACACCGACATCGCCAGTCACGGCCCTACCACCGTCGAGGGCTGGTATCTCTTCTCCCAGGCCAGCCGGTTGATGTATGCCGACCGGGACCGCTATTTCGGCGACCCTGACTTCGTGGACGTGCCGGTGGCGGGTCTGCTGGACCCGGCCTACCTGAAGGCCCGGGCCGCCCTCATCAATCCCGACAAGGCCGGAGCGCCGCCCATGGCCGGCAACCCCAAGGGCGCCGGCATCCGCGGAACTGACCATACCCAGGAGCCAGGCGGCACCACCCACTTCGTCATTGTCGACGCCGCGGGCAATACCGTGTCCATGACCACGACGGTCGAGAGCATTTTCGGCACGGGCCGGATGGTGGGCGGCTTCTTCCTGAACAACCAGCTCACCGACTTCTCCTTCTCGCCGACTGAAAAGGACGGCGTGGCCGCCGCCAACGCCGTGGCGCCCGGCAAGCGCCCCCGCTCATCCATGGCGCCGGCCATTGTGCTGGACCGCAAGGGACGCCTCTACGCCGCCGTCGGTTCTCCGGGGGGCAATTCCATCCTCGCCTATAACCTCAAGGCCCTGGTGGGCGTGCTGGACTGGAAACTGCCCATGCAGGACGCCATCGCCCTGCCCAACCTGATCGCCCGCGGCGCGCCCTACAATTCAGAGCCCGACAAGTTCGCCCCCGGCGTGGTCGAAGGCCTTGCCGCCAAGGGGGTCAATCTCACCGCAGGTGGCGGCGCGGAAGGCTCGGGCCTGCACGGGGTCCTGATGACGGACAAGGGCCTGACCGGCGGTGCTGACCCCCGCCGGGAAGGCGTGGCCAGGGTCCCCTAGGACGGCGCCTTCGCCCGCCGCCTCCTGGGCTTGTCCAGGGGCGGCGCGAAGCCGGGCAGGCGCAGTTCGAAGCTCGTCCCCTCGGGGCCAGTCGATGCCAGGATGAGGTCACCGCCATGACCCTGGGCAAGCTCCCGGGCGATGGCGAGGCCCAGTCCCGCGCCCCCGGGTCGGCTGGACCCGGAAAAGGGCTGGAACAGCCGCTCCTGGGCGCGCTCCGGTATGCCGGGGCCATTGTCGCTGATGGTCAGTATGGCCTGGGCAGGCTCCTGGATGAAGACGACCCTCACCACACCGCCCGCAGCCGGCGCATGCTGTTCCAGGGCCTGACGTGCGTTGCGCATCAGGTTTGACAGTATGCGGTGCAGCTGGTCGGGGTCGGCCATGACCTGGGCGAGGGTATCCACCTCGGTGATCAGACGCACAGACCCGCCAAGCCGCGCCTCTTCGGCCGCCGCCTCCAGGGCGGGCAGGA
This window encodes:
- a CDS encoding integrase, with the translated sequence MKAKLPGVNTVRKRLSSGGVGIYYYYRPTGARLTGKPGSAEFALSYAQAAAAPKANHVSRTLAGLMNQYSHSQHFKKQLAKRTQKEYVRKIRSLENEFGDLPVKALDNRRVRRHFIEYGERVAEISGPREADYRLSVLSSCLSWAADAAIIETNHLLGFKRYYHGDRSSIIWEPTHIDAFMRLAPFEMQRALVLALHTGLRQGDLLGLQWSNYDGHTLRLRIGKNGKNGQLAPVVVIPCTKALRGMLDDSERRGSYVLSIRSGEKYSARHFGKQWKAAFNLAGLEGSDLHFNDLRGTAVTLLSAAGCTIPQICGITKHKLETATKILEKYLDTTRYLAEQAIELFENASATEFANQLQTVSRKAQTKGSF
- a CDS encoding peptidase T4, whose amino-acid sequence is MSQTPKTRPPAPAPGPRNSITDVPGLKVGQAQDEAARTGVTVILPDDRAVASVDVRGGGPGTRETDALSPENLVEAIDAIVLSGGSVYGLAAGDGVVGWLGAQGRGYGLLGRAGVPLSPVVPGAILYDLANGGEKAWAEEPPYRRLGREAVINAGLDVVQGTVGAGYGAMAGSLKGGTGTASVVTVDGMTVGALACVNSYGAVVAPGGRSFWAAPYEIDDEFGGLGSSDLRAAPDEWGQAKADPGQRMNTTIACVATDVALTPAQAKRLAIMAQDGLARAIRPIHAPFDGDVVFALSTGRQPLQGGDFTIARLGALAADVLARAVARGVYEATPWPGAQVRCWRDL
- the ggt gene encoding gamma-glutamyltransferase, producing MVAAANPLAVEAGLNVLRRGGSAVDAAVAVQAALGLVEPQSSGLGGGSFMTYYDAKTRKVVAFNGREKAPMGASSDMFMGPDGKPLPFVTAVVSGRATGVPGAVAMLHMAQSRYGKLPWSTLFVDSERMADQGFIVSPRLAMMASSPFPQANQPDAVAYFTKPDGKKIQAGDLLRNPAYAATVRKIAAEGPRALLEGSIAEAIVKRTSEGTLPGTMTLADLKAYKPMMTEALCRPYRIYVVCTPPAPSGGPAVLEGLGLLENTDIASHGPTTVEGWYLFSQASRLMYADRDRYFGDPDFVDVPVAGLLDPAYLKARAALINPDKAGAPPMAGNPKGAGIRGTDHTQEPGGTTHFVIVDAAGNTVSMTTTVESIFGTGRMVGGFFLNNQLTDFSFSPTEKDGVAAANAVAPGKRPRSSMAPAIVLDRKGRLYAAVGSPGGNSILAYNLKALVGVLDWKLPMQDAIALPNLIARGAPYNSEPDKFAPGVVEGLAAKGVNLTAGGGAEGSGLHGVLMTDKGLTGGADPRREGVARVP